In Leptospira ellinghausenii, the following proteins share a genomic window:
- a CDS encoding PAS domain S-box protein: MALKLFRANQKLKESEEKFMKAFHFTPTPMAIHDFSNRNVFVDCNKAFESIIGYSKDEIIGKTALELGLYVNLEERNEFLNILKEQGFVRNFRNTLKTKAGKELIRYLSLSQMTISNKEHIFSVQTESPIEFFDK; encoded by the coding sequence ATGGCGCTAAAACTATTTCGTGCGAATCAAAAATTAAAAGAGTCCGAAGAAAAGTTTATGAAAGCGTTTCATTTTACTCCAACTCCGATGGCCATACATGATTTTTCAAATCGGAATGTCTTTGTTGATTGTAACAAAGCTTTTGAATCTATCATCGGTTATTCCAAAGATGAGATCATCGGAAAAACAGCACTTGAATTAGGGTTGTATGTAAATCTAGAAGAAAGAAATGAATTCTTAAACATTCTCAAAGAGCAGGGTTTTGTTCGTAATTTTAGGAATACATTAAAAACCAAAGCTGGAAAAGAATTGATACGCTATCTTTCTCTGAGTCAAATGACAATCTCAAACAAAGAACATATCTTTTCTGTTCAAACAGAATCACCAATTGAGTTCTTTGATAAGTAG
- a CDS encoding TetR/AcrR family transcriptional regulator, protein MPRREGSKNEDYENKRNKLLETLFQKMVQKKFREFPSFRNVSELLSVSPPTLQHYFEDRKGLMTALIQYIEKKGEGYLEKVKLPQGNGKESIFKLLQFITSGFQEGPVGTIHQFGLAHGMGEKELGPTYLTHLFEPLLNAVEKRIEFHQRNHEIIKCEPRVAALFLLSPLFLVLLHQNKLGGHKVRPLNIEDYLKEHSDIFWKAFGKE, encoded by the coding sequence ATGCCAAGACGGGAAGGAAGTAAAAACGAAGACTATGAAAACAAAAGAAATAAACTCCTTGAAACCCTTTTTCAAAAAATGGTTCAGAAAAAGTTCAGAGAATTTCCAAGTTTTCGAAATGTTTCTGAATTATTAAGTGTTTCTCCTCCCACCTTACAACACTATTTTGAAGATCGAAAAGGATTGATGACAGCTTTAATTCAATATATTGAGAAAAAAGGAGAAGGTTATCTAGAAAAAGTCAAACTTCCCCAAGGGAATGGAAAAGAATCGATATTCAAACTTTTACAATTCATTACGAGTGGGTTCCAAGAAGGTCCTGTTGGCACCATACATCAGTTTGGGTTAGCTCATGGTATGGGAGAAAAAGAACTAGGACCAACTTACCTAACTCACTTATTTGAACCATTATTAAATGCCGTGGAAAAAAGAATCGAATTCCACCAAAGAAATCATGAAATCATAAAATGTGAACCAAGAGTTGCCGCACTTTTTTTATTATCACCATTGTTCTTGGTTTTATTACATCAGAATAAATTAGGAGGGCATAAAGTACGTCCATTAAATATTGAAGATTATTTAAAAGAGCACTCAGATATTTTTTGGAAGGCATTTGGTAAAGAGTAA
- a CDS encoding cyclic nucleotide-binding domain-containing protein produces MRSKTITPTLKQIISSTDLFLNLSKETKEHLERSFHKVNFVKNKVVIKQGEHGNALYLVATGSFSVYVTNDGKKQKLGEVKPGSCFGEGALVTDEPRNATVVCDQSGIVYRIDRNEFKRAFKDRSEELKAFVRLISRRSRALHRSVFRPEPRRIKELISSVSLFQGVGTKLISELEQQMEWIFLPGGETLMRQGDKADGMYVVVNGSLVYEVRNDQGLVVSTGSFSKGDIIGEMALLTGEPRTATVVATLSCEIVKISTVAFETVFSKHPPSMLAITKLIADRFTKDRMGKRTVKKTRSIITLFPLQKDLSVRDFAHNLASALKKIGRTTIVESKDFRKQKGDREHAISDILESLYHLQDSHDFLILCPDFEDKLWTETILHHTNRILLLSDAKKADALSPEEIRFLGDSEETHGPIRELVLLYSDPNEKPQNISNLTKIRKTDVVRHIRTYSHHGFESLTRFITGRSIGLALGGGGAKGFAHIGLIKAMQEENIPIDMIGGTSAGALMASIYALGNDAPNLERIAKALMSDKKTLNDYTIPVVSLIRGKKFNTVIKSFVGDTMIEDLWLPYFAVATSLSKAQKVIIDRGPLWKALRASASIPGILPPFFENNELLVDGAMLDNIPGAVMREKGADFVISVALASEGDSAADELFGGIYPKNNSGALPSALRLLFKRLFNKAQNLKEAPNLLSLMMRATFVASDAAMAQAKAESDIFAELPVEEYGLFDWKKFYELVEIGYRYGKTHAKNWKKQLGIQN; encoded by the coding sequence ATGCGGTCAAAAACAATTACTCCAACCCTAAAACAAATCATTTCCAGTACTGATTTATTCCTAAACCTCTCCAAAGAAACAAAAGAACACTTGGAACGATCGTTCCATAAAGTTAATTTTGTTAAGAACAAAGTTGTGATCAAACAAGGAGAACATGGCAATGCACTCTATCTAGTTGCGACAGGTAGTTTCAGTGTTTATGTGACGAATGACGGAAAAAAGCAGAAATTAGGTGAGGTGAAACCTGGCAGTTGTTTCGGAGAAGGAGCTCTCGTGACGGACGAACCTCGAAACGCCACAGTTGTCTGTGACCAATCTGGCATCGTTTACCGCATTGATCGAAACGAATTCAAAAGAGCCTTTAAGGATCGATCGGAAGAGCTAAAAGCATTTGTCAGACTTATTAGCCGAAGGTCACGTGCTCTGCACAGAAGTGTGTTTCGTCCAGAACCTCGGCGCATTAAAGAACTCATTTCTTCGGTATCACTTTTCCAAGGTGTTGGAACCAAACTCATCTCTGAGTTGGAACAACAGATGGAATGGATTTTTCTGCCAGGTGGCGAAACTCTGATGCGGCAAGGTGACAAAGCCGACGGAATGTACGTCGTCGTTAACGGTAGTTTGGTGTATGAAGTTAGAAACGACCAAGGTCTAGTCGTATCAACAGGTTCTTTTTCCAAAGGTGATATCATAGGTGAGATGGCACTGTTAACAGGGGAACCGAGAACGGCAACAGTAGTCGCAACTTTATCATGTGAGATTGTAAAAATTAGCACCGTCGCATTCGAAACTGTATTTTCCAAACATCCGCCAAGTATGCTTGCGATCACCAAACTCATAGCTGATCGATTTACCAAGGACCGAATGGGAAAACGAACTGTCAAAAAAACAAGGAGCATCATCACTCTCTTTCCACTCCAGAAGGATCTTTCGGTTCGGGACTTTGCCCATAACCTTGCCAGTGCTTTAAAAAAAATCGGACGCACTACGATCGTCGAAAGCAAAGACTTTAGAAAACAAAAGGGAGACCGTGAACACGCAATATCAGACATTCTCGAATCCTTATATCATTTGCAAGACTCGCATGACTTCCTAATCCTATGTCCCGATTTTGAAGACAAACTTTGGACAGAAACAATTCTCCATCATACAAACCGTATTTTACTGTTAAGTGATGCAAAAAAAGCAGATGCCCTTTCTCCAGAAGAAATCCGTTTTCTGGGAGATTCGGAAGAAACCCATGGTCCCATCCGAGAACTAGTATTACTCTACTCTGACCCAAATGAAAAACCACAGAATATTTCTAACCTAACAAAGATTAGAAAAACAGATGTTGTCAGACATATTCGTACGTATAGTCACCACGGATTTGAAAGTCTAACTCGATTCATCACTGGCCGTTCCATTGGACTTGCTCTTGGTGGTGGAGGTGCAAAAGGGTTTGCTCATATTGGACTGATCAAAGCCATGCAGGAAGAGAACATTCCCATCGACATGATCGGTGGTACAAGTGCAGGGGCCCTTATGGCAAGCATCTATGCTTTGGGTAACGATGCTCCCAATTTGGAACGGATTGCTAAGGCTCTCATGAGTGACAAAAAAACGTTAAACGATTATACCATTCCCGTTGTATCTCTCATTCGAGGTAAAAAATTCAATACGGTGATTAAGAGTTTTGTCGGAGATACGATGATCGAAGATCTCTGGCTTCCTTATTTTGCTGTGGCAACAAGCCTTTCAAAAGCGCAAAAAGTAATCATAGACCGTGGTCCATTATGGAAAGCACTCCGCGCTTCCGCTTCGATACCAGGTATATTACCTCCCTTCTTCGAAAACAATGAACTGTTAGTCGATGGAGCAATGTTAGATAATATCCCCGGTGCTGTGATGCGAGAGAAGGGAGCTGATTTTGTGATTTCTGTGGCACTTGCGTCAGAAGGTGATTCAGCAGCCGATGAACTATTTGGTGGCATCTATCCCAAAAATAATTCAGGTGCATTACCATCGGCGCTTCGATTGCTCTTCAAACGGCTCTTCAATAAAGCGCAGAATTTAAAAGAAGCCCCAAACCTTCTTAGTCTTATGATGCGTGCCACTTTTGTGGCCTCGGATGCTGCGATGGCACAAGCAAAAGCTGAGTCTGATATTTTTGCAGAGTTACCAGTCGAAGAGTATGGACTCTTTGATTGGAAAAAGTTCTATGAACTGGTTGAGATCGGATACCGGTATGGGAAAACACATGCAAAGAATTGGAAAAAACAACTTGGGATTCAAAATTAA
- a CDS encoding MarR family winged helix-turn-helix transcriptional regulator — translation MKQKKSNSTIVKSDFSVNKAEDSSGFLLWQVTSLWQRQIRYALEPLKLTHSQFVLLASILWLTQQEKEVTQVILSEHTKIDPMTTSTVIRTLIQKGYVDRKEHSTDTRAKIVSLTKSGELITKNAVKKVETFDHDFFSALGITKHEFNESLLKILSRY, via the coding sequence ATGAAGCAAAAAAAATCAAATAGTACAATTGTTAAGAGTGACTTTAGCGTAAACAAAGCAGAAGATAGCTCTGGGTTTCTATTATGGCAAGTAACGAGTCTTTGGCAAAGACAGATTCGATATGCACTTGAACCACTGAAATTGACACATTCACAATTTGTATTGTTAGCAAGTATCCTTTGGTTGACCCAACAAGAAAAGGAAGTGACTCAGGTTATTTTGTCAGAACATACAAAGATCGATCCGATGACTACTTCTACTGTCATTCGCACTTTAATCCAAAAAGGATATGTTGATCGAAAGGAACACAGTACAGATACCAGAGCAAAAATTGTGAGTTTAACTAAGAGTGGTGAATTGATTACAAAAAATGCAGTAAAAAAGGTAGAAACCTTCGATCACGATTTTTTTTCTGCATTAGGTATCACCAAACATGAATTTAATGAGAGTTTATTGAAAATACTGTCAAGATATTGA
- a CDS encoding SRPBCC family protein — MIVNTYTYTTNEIKQEQIWKLMSDVNHWKDWDSTLEKSEMLGPFETGNFFMIRPTGGPDVKIQLLEVRPNSYFKDFTKFPLAKMVGEHFYEKTSEGLKITITMSISGPLAFLWNMIVMKNIVSHLAEDVKIQINEAKKIK; from the coding sequence ATGATCGTCAATACGTACACATACACTACAAACGAAATCAAACAGGAACAAATTTGGAAATTGATGTCAGATGTGAATCACTGGAAAGATTGGGATTCAACTCTTGAAAAATCGGAAATGTTGGGACCATTCGAAACTGGGAATTTTTTTATGATTCGCCCAACTGGTGGACCAGATGTAAAAATTCAATTGCTAGAAGTGAGACCCAATTCTTATTTCAAGGACTTTACAAAATTTCCTTTGGCAAAAATGGTTGGGGAACATTTTTATGAGAAAACATCTGAAGGTCTCAAAATTACAATCACCATGTCGATCTCGGGACCACTTGCGTTTTTATGGAATATGATTGTCATGAAAAATATCGTAAGTCATTTAGCGGAAGATGTGAAAATTCAGATCAATGAAGCAAAAAAAATCAAATAG
- a CDS encoding arylamine N-acetyltransferase family protein, whose product MNNQQLIEAYLNRIGYKGPHNPSLELLHNITLAHVRSIPFENLDILLGKSINISLDAVIEKLINQKRGGYCFEQNGLLLYVLQILGFQVTPISARVRLDRPRDFTPPRTHVFLKVELSGTTWFTDVGVGGVSLTSAIQFIQDTEQITNHETRRIVSEGNRYFHQVLFPNGWVDVCEFTLEEMPEIDRELANWYTSNHPKSHFKDRLIVARAGDDGKRITLVNREFSERDKNGSANKSIINSPKELNYVLKEKFNLSFPIDTEFQSPGLQWD is encoded by the coding sequence TTGAACAATCAACAATTGATAGAAGCATATTTGAATCGTATTGGTTATAAGGGCCCACACAATCCTTCCCTAGAATTACTTCACAATATTACATTAGCCCATGTTCGCAGTATCCCTTTTGAAAACTTAGATATTCTTTTGGGAAAAAGTATCAACATTAGTTTGGATGCAGTGATTGAGAAATTAATCAATCAAAAACGTGGTGGGTATTGTTTTGAACAAAATGGACTTCTATTGTATGTTTTGCAAATACTAGGATTTCAAGTGACTCCCATCAGTGCGAGAGTTCGATTGGATAGACCGAGGGATTTTACTCCTCCACGAACACATGTTTTTCTAAAGGTAGAACTTTCTGGCACCACATGGTTTACTGATGTTGGTGTAGGTGGAGTATCACTCACTTCTGCGATCCAATTCATCCAAGATACAGAACAAATCACAAATCACGAAACAAGAAGAATTGTTTCTGAAGGAAATCGTTATTTCCATCAGGTTCTTTTTCCAAATGGATGGGTTGATGTTTGCGAATTTACATTGGAAGAAATGCCTGAAATCGATCGTGAGTTAGCTAATTGGTATACGAGTAACCACCCCAAATCACATTTTAAAGATCGCTTAATCGTTGCTAGAGCAGGAGATGATGGAAAAAGGATTACACTCGTCAACAGAGAATTTTCAGAACGTGATAAAAACGGATCTGCTAACAAATCAATCATCAATTCACCTAAAGAATTAAACTATGTTTTGAAAGAAAAATTCAATCTTTCCTTTCCTATCGATACAGAATTCCAATCACCTGGATTACAATGGGATTGA
- a CDS encoding FAD-binding protein, with protein sequence MKIKQLLPVTYLLLNYKGRIDRKVYWIASLFMWSNFYVFYQTLDYCLGDTSTWIIYPLMLWGILAVSAKRFHDIGKSGNTILLTLIPIVGPLVVIYFLAFKKGDPQNNKYGSVPGSEIDYYKNDDGTSIPHLKSSEVIINDVTRLNPVIVSSVFRPVSLDELIQFVKSSNAPISVGGGRFSMGGQTASPGSVHIDMRKLNQVIDYNPSEKWIKVQAGIRWCDIQHYIDKDDLSVKIMQTYANFTVGGALSVNCHGRYMGLGPVVLSVRSIEVILADGSLIKANREENSDVFAGMIGGYNSVGIIATVEFDLDDNVKVKQVSKKMKKNQYFQFFKYNIREDKKVIFHNADIYPPQYQNIRAVSWEFTLDKPTVKSRFMPLQSSYPIHRYFFWDFTESPFGKWRREYIVDPLLFFAKKVHWRNYEAGYDVLELEPSAREKSTYVLQEYFVPIDKFNGFSDRLCDILKRHKVNMVNISVRHAKADEETYLSWAPKESFAFVLYYKQKVNETDKLKVAVWTRELMDASIEFGGTYYLPYQTHASREMFQKAYPKYKEIFALKEKLDPKFRFKNIFWDTYYRENPKPDLPDSVFHRIFANVKWSDALYRFLQVIFNLYPEEKFFQLIYDTTKQYKTDEEIYSQIVQRLNSVKPFHADLTYALPALFKQKRELSLQILELLGTNTTINGYLEIGTTGRYISSLQNKLKLNQNIYLVNSVPPKNNPVDILERGGIKKIGTFFPLNDYDPISNEIPSESLDLVTCLIGLHHIHLHKLDAFIQSINRVLRVGGKFILRDHDVKDPEMFEFVSIIHTVFNAGLKETWQYESAEFKKFRSIEEWVEILKKFNLQAGPERLLQKDDPSDNILMIFTKVSK encoded by the coding sequence TTGAAAATCAAACAACTTCTACCAGTCACCTACCTACTCTTAAATTATAAGGGCCGAATTGATAGAAAAGTGTATTGGATTGCCTCATTGTTTATGTGGTCCAATTTTTATGTATTTTACCAAACTTTGGATTATTGTTTGGGAGATACGAGTACCTGGATCATCTACCCACTGATGCTTTGGGGGATTCTTGCCGTTTCCGCAAAACGATTTCATGATATTGGAAAGTCTGGAAATACAATTTTACTCACACTGATACCCATTGTTGGTCCTTTGGTTGTGATCTACTTTTTGGCCTTCAAAAAAGGAGACCCTCAAAACAACAAGTATGGTTCCGTTCCTGGCTCAGAAATTGATTATTATAAAAACGATGATGGTACAAGTATCCCTCACTTAAAATCATCTGAGGTCATCATCAATGATGTGACCCGATTAAATCCTGTAATTGTTTCTTCCGTTTTTCGCCCCGTATCATTGGATGAATTGATCCAATTTGTTAAATCATCCAATGCTCCCATCTCAGTTGGTGGTGGTCGATTTAGTATGGGTGGCCAAACGGCAAGTCCAGGTTCAGTGCATATTGATATGCGAAAACTCAATCAAGTCATTGATTACAATCCATCTGAAAAGTGGATTAAAGTCCAAGCGGGAATACGTTGGTGTGACATCCAACATTATATCGATAAAGATGATTTATCTGTCAAAATCATGCAAACATATGCAAACTTCACCGTAGGAGGTGCATTGAGTGTCAATTGCCATGGACGATATATGGGACTCGGACCCGTTGTTTTATCAGTTCGATCCATTGAAGTGATCCTTGCAGATGGAAGTTTGATAAAAGCAAACAGAGAAGAAAACTCAGATGTATTTGCTGGGATGATTGGTGGTTACAATTCCGTTGGTATCATTGCAACAGTAGAATTTGATTTGGATGACAATGTCAAAGTCAAACAAGTCAGCAAAAAAATGAAAAAGAACCAATACTTCCAGTTTTTTAAATATAACATTCGCGAAGATAAAAAAGTAATTTTTCACAATGCAGACATTTACCCCCCTCAATACCAAAACATCAGAGCCGTTAGTTGGGAATTTACATTAGACAAACCTACTGTGAAATCTAGATTTATGCCTTTGCAATCTTCCTACCCAATCCATCGTTATTTTTTCTGGGATTTTACAGAATCTCCATTTGGGAAATGGAGGCGAGAGTACATCGTGGATCCACTTCTATTTTTTGCCAAAAAAGTGCACTGGAGAAATTATGAAGCAGGTTACGATGTTTTAGAATTAGAACCATCTGCGCGCGAAAAATCAACATATGTATTACAAGAATACTTTGTACCCATTGATAAATTCAATGGGTTCTCAGATCGATTGTGTGACATCTTAAAACGACACAAAGTCAACATGGTGAATATATCCGTTCGTCATGCAAAAGCAGATGAGGAAACGTATTTGTCTTGGGCACCTAAAGAGAGTTTTGCCTTTGTATTGTATTACAAACAAAAAGTAAACGAAACTGATAAACTAAAAGTGGCAGTTTGGACTCGAGAGCTAATGGACGCAAGTATTGAATTTGGAGGTACATATTATTTACCGTACCAAACCCATGCATCCAGAGAAATGTTTCAGAAAGCGTATCCGAAGTACAAAGAAATTTTTGCCCTAAAAGAAAAGTTAGATCCTAAGTTTCGATTTAAAAATATTTTCTGGGATACTTATTATAGAGAAAATCCAAAACCAGATTTGCCTGATTCGGTATTTCACCGCATTTTTGCGAATGTTAAATGGAGTGATGCACTTTATCGATTTTTGCAAGTGATCTTTAATCTTTATCCAGAAGAAAAATTCTTCCAATTGATTTACGATACCACCAAACAGTATAAAACCGATGAGGAAATTTATTCACAAATTGTACAAAGATTAAATTCAGTAAAACCATTCCATGCTGATTTAACATATGCATTACCTGCACTCTTCAAACAAAAAAGAGAATTGTCTCTTCAGATTTTGGAGCTTCTCGGAACCAATACAACCATTAACGGGTATTTGGAAATTGGAACCACAGGAAGGTACATTTCGAGCTTACAAAATAAGCTAAAATTGAATCAAAACATTTATCTTGTAAATTCAGTTCCACCAAAAAACAATCCTGTTGATATACTCGAAAGAGGAGGGATCAAAAAAATTGGAACTTTTTTTCCACTCAATGATTATGATCCCATTAGCAATGAAATACCATCTGAGAGCCTAGACCTTGTTACATGTCTCATTGGTTTACACCATATTCATTTACATAAATTAGATGCGTTTATCCAATCAATCAATCGTGTTCTCCGTGTTGGAGGTAAATTCATATTAAGAGATCATGATGTAAAAGATCCAGAAATGTTTGAATTTGTTTCCATTATCCATACAGTTTTTAATGCAGGGTTAAAAGAAACTTGGCAATATGAATCTGCTGAATTTAAAAAATTCCGTTCGATTGAGGAATGGGTAGAGATTCTAAAAAAATTCAATCTCCAAGCAGGACCAGAAAGACTCCTTCAAAAGGATGACCCATCTGATAACATTCTTATGATTTTTACAAAGGTATCAAAATGA
- a CDS encoding alpha/beta fold hydrolase, with amino-acid sequence MKLIKYFILFVALVIFSVFAFYTSLRLYRETFSPEEIAPKTGRWIQSNDVNIYIQEMGDPKNPAVVLIHGMGSWSELWRETMIALSQNGYYAIAIDLPPFGFSERPKPTELKSIQQGKRIVSVIDALGLQNVHLLGHSFGGGATLHTALLIPKRILSLQLVDIAVNLEERNTTPSEPNLLETFWNFSLLRNRLLEVTATNPHLTKILFSQFVHSSDCITEEKVKVIQMPMRIKGTTSFLGDWLGEFIFHSDDLLAKDTKQYGKNLTMPIDLLWGDLDTVTPIADAEKIKSILNNSRLHIIQGVGHIPQLESPENFNKLLLRNLQEVESR; translated from the coding sequence ATGAAACTCATTAAGTATTTTATTTTGTTTGTTGCACTGGTTATTTTCTCAGTTTTTGCCTTTTATACCAGTTTACGATTGTATCGAGAAACATTTTCGCCTGAAGAAATTGCACCTAAAACTGGAAGATGGATCCAAAGTAATGATGTAAACATATACATCCAGGAGATGGGAGATCCAAAAAATCCAGCAGTTGTTTTGATCCATGGAATGGGTTCATGGAGTGAACTTTGGAGAGAGACAATGATTGCTTTATCACAAAATGGATATTATGCGATAGCAATTGATTTACCTCCTTTTGGTTTTTCTGAGAGACCTAAACCTACAGAATTAAAATCAATCCAACAAGGAAAACGTATAGTTTCAGTTATCGATGCCTTAGGATTACAAAACGTACATTTACTTGGACACTCATTTGGAGGTGGTGCGACTCTACATACCGCACTCCTAATCCCGAAACGGATCCTTTCATTACAATTGGTAGATATCGCCGTTAACCTAGAAGAAAGAAATACAACGCCTTCCGAACCAAATCTGTTAGAAACATTTTGGAATTTTTCTCTCTTACGAAATAGACTCCTGGAAGTAACAGCAACAAACCCTCATTTAACCAAGATATTATTCAGCCAATTTGTACATTCATCCGATTGTATCACCGAAGAAAAGGTAAAGGTAATTCAAATGCCAATGCGAATCAAGGGAACCACTTCTTTTTTAGGGGATTGGTTAGGTGAATTTATTTTCCACTCTGATGATCTCTTAGCCAAAGATACAAAACAATATGGAAAAAATCTAACAATGCCCATTGATTTACTTTGGGGGGATTTGGACACCGTGACACCGATAGCAGATGCTGAAAAAATCAAATCTATACTCAACAACTCTCGTTTGCATATCATCCAAGGAGTTGGTCACATTCCACAATTAGAATCACCAGAGAACTTCAACAAATTGTTATTAAGGAATCTGCAAGAAGTAGAATCTAGATGA
- a CDS encoding SH3 domain-containing protein: MQIKNIFLKLILLSLLTTLDPYHLLSQTKENESIKTIPLPGEIWYVTSPRGLNLRSSPSEKSQVVSKLPNKSSVKILNQNQELVPSKIKFLDAITPETNKPRQILLEGTWVKVENKGKEGYAFSPLLSP; the protein is encoded by the coding sequence ATGCAGATAAAAAACATTTTTCTCAAACTTATTTTACTCTCTCTTCTAACTACATTAGATCCCTATCACCTTCTCTCTCAAACAAAGGAGAATGAGAGTATCAAAACAATTCCATTGCCAGGTGAAATTTGGTATGTAACAAGCCCTCGCGGATTGAATTTAAGATCAAGTCCTTCAGAAAAATCCCAAGTGGTATCAAAACTTCCGAACAAAAGTAGTGTCAAAATTTTAAATCAAAATCAGGAGTTAGTCCCATCGAAAATCAAATTCTTAGATGCGATCACACCTGAAACTAACAAACCAAGACAAATCCTTCTGGAAGGAACATGGGTGAAAGTAGAAAACAAAGGAAAGGAAGGGTATGCTTTCAGCCCACTGCTTAGCCCTTAA
- a CDS encoding ankyrin repeat domain-containing protein, translated as MKRTIFLVISFLLLTIQCANVQTRSEDRFYNLYYQVAIGNTERVRQLIVQGYDLNTPEDTFERLTPLMIASKEGHTEIVSLLVSMKVDLDAKTRNGHTALMMAAYNRYPKIVKILLDAGANPNLVTNEGHTALSEILLSEREEIVKLLKEKGAK; from the coding sequence ATGAAGCGAACCATTTTCCTTGTAATCAGTTTTCTACTTCTGACAATTCAATGTGCCAATGTACAAACTAGGTCAGAAGATCGATTTTATAATTTGTATTACCAAGTTGCAATTGGAAATACAGAAAGAGTCAGACAATTAATTGTACAAGGTTACGACTTAAACACTCCTGAAGATACGTTTGAAAGACTAACTCCTCTTATGATCGCATCAAAAGAAGGTCATACGGAAATTGTATCACTCTTGGTTTCCATGAAAGTTGACTTAGATGCAAAAACGAGAAACGGACATACTGCCTTAATGATGGCAGCTTATAATCGTTATCCGAAAATTGTGAAAATATTACTAGATGCTGGAGCCAATCCAAATTTAGTCACAAATGAAGGTCACACTGCGTTATCGGAAATTCTCCTTTCCGAAAGGGAAGAGATCGTTAAGTTATTGAAGGAGAAAGGTGCGAAATGA
- a CDS encoding HXXEE domain-containing protein gives MINHVIEESNGFAYWVTTILEGQMDVSVFYINNVMFMIVLLLLTFFASKKKNSISTFLLFLWVSGQQFWNFVFHIYTQFQFNAYSPGYFTAIFLYFPIYMYLTYLALRDHHIEWKQLILCFVFGSFGMVFTIWSGLYHFGSVPWSKWI, from the coding sequence TTGATAAATCACGTGATCGAAGAATCAAACGGATTTGCTTATTGGGTCACAACTATCTTAGAAGGCCAAATGGATGTTAGTGTATTTTATATCAATAATGTTATGTTTATGATTGTACTACTCCTCCTTACTTTTTTTGCTTCCAAAAAGAAGAATTCGATTTCTACATTCTTGTTATTTTTATGGGTATCTGGACAACAGTTTTGGAATTTTGTATTTCATATCTACACTCAGTTTCAGTTTAACGCGTATTCGCCTGGTTACTTCACCGCTATTTTTTTATATTTTCCAATATACATGTACTTAACTTACCTTGCGCTCAGAGACCATCATATCGAATGGAAACAATTGATCCTATGTTTTGTGTTCGGATCTTTTGGAATGGTGTTTACCATTTGGTCAGGTTTATATCATTTTGGTTCAGTTCCATGGAGTAAATGGATTTAA